The Triticum urartu cultivar G1812 chromosome 5, Tu2.1, whole genome shotgun sequence genome contains the following window.
gtgatttctattacaagaacatgatcatctcatacatcacatatatcattcatcacatcctttggccatatcacatcacatagcataccctgcaaaaacaagttagacgtcctctaattgttgtttgcatgttttacgtggctgctatgggtttctagcaagaacgtttcttacctacgcaaaaaccacaacgtgatatgccaattgctatttacccttcataaggacccttttcatcgaatccgatccgactaaagtgggagagacagacacccgctagccaccttatgcaactagtgcatgtcagtcggtggaaccagtctcacgtaagagtacgtgtaaggtcggtccgggccgcttcatcccacaatgtcgccgaatcaagattggactagtaacggtaagcatattgaacaaaatcaatgcccacaactactttgtattctactcgtgcatagaatctacgcaataaacctaactcatgatgccactgttggtgaatgtagcagaaattcaaaattttcctacgtgtcaccaagatctatctatggagaaaccagcaacgaggggaaggagagtgcatctacatacccttgtagatcgctaagcggaagcgttcaagagaacggggttgaaggagtcgtactcgtcgtgatccaaatcaccggagatcctagtgccgaacggacggcacctctgcgttcaacacacgtacagcccggtgacgtctcccatgccttgatccagtaaggagagagggagaggttgaggaagactccatccagcagcagcacaacggcgtggtggtggtggaggagcgtggtactccagcagagcttcgccaagcaccgcaagagacgaggagggagaggggtagggctgcggcaagaaggagaggaactcgtgtgtgttgggcagcccaaacctcaagtatatatagggggaggggaggggctgcgcccccaacTAGGTTTCCACCcataggggtggcggccagcctagatcccatctaaggggggcggccaaggggggagagaggggaggcgcacctggggtgggccttagggcccatctgccctagggtttgcccccttccctctcccttgcgccttgggccttggtgggggggcgcaccagcccacctggggctggtcccctcccacacttggcccatgcagccctccggggctggtggccccacttggtggacccccgggaccctcccggtggtccctttacgttaccgataaaccccgaaacttttccggcgaccaaaacaggacttcccatatataaatctttacctccggaccattccggaactcctcgtgacgtccgggatctcatccgggactccgaacaacattcggtaaccacgtatatctattccctataaccctagcgtcatcgaaccttaagtgtgtataccctacgggttcgggaaccatgcagacatgaccgagacgttctccggtcaataaccaacagcgggatctggatacccatgttggttcctacatgttccacgatgatctcatcggatgaaccacgatgtcgaggattcgatcaatcccgtatacaattccctttgtctagcggtattgtacttgcccgagatttgatcttcggtatcccgataccttgttcaatctcgttaccggcaagtctcttttactcgttccgtaacacatcatcccgtgatcaactccttggtcacattgtgcacattatgatgatgtcctaccgagtgggcccagagatacctctccgtttacacggagtgacaaatcccagtctcgattcgtgccaacccaacagacactttcgaagatacctgtagtgtacctttatagccacccagttacgttgtgacgtttgatacacccaaagtattcctacgatatccgagagttgcacaatctcatggtctaaggaaatgatacttgacatttagaaaagctttagcatacgaactacacgatctttgtgctaggcttaggattgggtcatcattctcctaatgatgtgatcccgttatcagcGACATCcaatgtctatggttaggaaaccgcaaccatctattgatcaacgagctagtcaactagaggcttactagggacatggtgttgtctatgtatccacacatgtatctgagtttcctatcaatacaattctagcatggataataaacgattatcatgaataaggaaatataataataatcaatttattattgcctctagggcatatttccaacacgcgGCCCCCGGCGACGGTTATGGAGACCGACTGTCCCGGGGGCGGCGCGCAAGTgtgaagcggcggcggctagagTTTAGAATCGACTTGTGATAgataccatgttagaagggagagaaAGAATTGATGGAATATGATGAtcgttgtattgcttgagcctcgtgggtatcgtgggtatatatataggagtacatgtTCTACTTGAAGTACAAGATAAGCCAGAATATTTCTACTTTATCCTATGTTTCCTAATACAATCAGGTTACTCAACACCACTCTCTCTAAGCCTAAAACACGTACCTTCCCTGTTTTACTTTGAATTGCCCATCATTGCTCACCTGTGTTATCAACTTTCCTGAACCTTGCTGCAGGGCTGTTCTTGGAAGTGTGAGCGATTACTGCACCCACCACGCTCACTGCACCGTGATGGTTGTGAAGAAACCAAAGCACAAGCACTGAGCAATGCCCAGCCTTGACTCTTCGCTGAACCCAGTGATTGGTATTTGAGCTTTCGTGTGCCCTGCCAGTTTGCGCATCTTTGTGAATAAATGGATTGTCGCAGTTCACAACTTCAGACTAGTGAACTCCTGCGAGTAGCCCATAATGATCCTACATGCTACATGTGGATTATTGATTGAGAATGTGAATAACTGATGTGCCTCATCAGAACAGTGTTATTTGTGATGCAGATGCATGAACGCTGTATGTATATGTAATCAAGACTGCAAgttccttgcagtggacacgtgTGTTTAGTTCTTGTGGAACTGTATGTAATTTGTGAATGTATGCTTCTTCTGTTCAGATTTTTCTCCTTGCAAAAAGGGGACTCATAAAAAAGGAACAAAATTTGATAGCCACAGGACACGGAGGCAACCTGCGCGCTTCCCGCGCTCCGGGTCCTCCTCCCAGCCGCTAGCCCCATTTCTCAGAGGTATAAACCGTCCGCTTCATCAGCTGCTTCCCTTCTTTACTTGTTCATCATCAAAACCAACCAAGTTCAGGTCACTAGGTAATAACTGGCTCGAGGGAACATGGCGGCGGAGGGAGAGGCCCTGATGGCAGCGGAAAGGGCAGAGACGTCGACTGCACCGGCGGTGGCGACGGAGTCAGGAGCCAACGGGAAAGCGGCGGCGAGCGGGAAGCCGGCGATGGTGCTGGGGATCGACGAGAGCGAGCACAGCTACTACGCGCTGGAGTGGACGATCCGCCATTTCTTCGCCCCCGGCCAGCCGCAGCAGTACCACCTCATCGTGGTCAGCGCCAAGCCCCCTGCCGCCTCCGTCATCGGCATCGCCGGCATAGGCACGGCGGAGCTTCTCCCGAGGGTGGAGCTCGACCTCAAGCGCGCCTCCGCCAGAGTCATCGACAAGGCCAAGGAGCACTGCTCACATGTATGCGGCGTGCTTTGACAGATCGAGGAG
Protein-coding sequences here:
- the LOC125508169 gene encoding universal stress protein PHOS34-like, with the protein product MAAEGEALMAAERAETSTAPAVATESGANGKAAASGKPAMVLGIDESEHSYYALEWTIRHFFAPGQPQQYHLIVVSAKPPAASVIGIAGIGTAELLPRVELDLKRASARVIDKAKEHCSHVADVSYEVKEGDARNVLCEAVERHHADMLVMGSHGYGAFKRAVLGSVSDYCTHNAHCTVMIVKKPKHHKKHEQLGFHRKEA